The genomic region aaataaacctctttttattttcatttatttaattttgcatGCATATTTTTCagtagaattattattattattattattggtagtAGTAagagtagtagcagcagtagttgtaTTCCTTCAGTCTTAACTTACCTGTTGCTCTTTGACTCCAAGTTCATGGGCAACCTTCTGACGAGCTTTCTCCAGAGAGTCACATGACTCTACTAAACACTGGTTCTCTCTTTTCAAAGCAGAGGTTTCTGTGCGCTCACTATCCACCTGGAAATAGAGAAGCAGATAATGGGTTAATGCTTGGAAAGACTCCTTCAGCTCATGGAGCTGAATTCCATCTTTCTCTTGAGAACTCTCTGACCTTTTGTTTCTGCTTTTGCAGCGCAGCCTCTAGAGATTCCAGCTGAAACTGTTTCTGGGTCCTTTCCTTCTTTGCTTTATCCAGCTGAGCTTCCATCTCCTGGATCTTCTGCAGGGCTTTTGCCGGAAGTCCATCCTTCCACTCCTCCACCGCCCAACTCATGGTTTAAAATCTGATTGGATAGACATCGGTTTATGAACATGGAAAGCACAAAACAACAATACCGCTACATGAACAAAGAGTACTTCATTAGGTGACTTAATATTGACCGCAAACTTGTCGTGCAATTTTGACCAatctatttaaataataaaacgtACAGGGACACAAAACTGATGAATCCCTACATCTCATCAATTGGCTCTGGAACATAGTATGTGAAgtgttatatatgtatatatatttatatgtatatatgatatTATTTAACTGTAATATATAGCATATTATGACAATGAATAGTGCAAAcctatgtgtgcatgtgtctcttTTGCTGTTCTGTCATTATTTTCAGAAAGAAGTTTGCCAATTACTGACCTATGCTGCTGACATTTAACTGTTGCTCAATACTCACAGGTGATGCTATGTTGTAAGTCACATTTTGAGGTGATGGTAAAAGTAtgttgatgtgatgtgtgtgtaggACCAACACTGATACTCTCACGAAGATTAAGTGCATggttaaatacaattatttatatatatatatatatatatatatatatatatatatatatatatatatatatatttaaccctcctgctgccttgtgtgggtCATTCTGACCTGCTCGGGTCTTGacccacacaaggcagcaggagtgatatacagtacaaacatatatatatatatatatatatatatatatatatatatatatatatatatatatatatatgtgtgtatatatatgcatatactgtacatatacacatatatacagatagacatacagacagatagataaaaTTGTATGGTATTGCATATCAAAAAATTTGTAATTACCGATGATACCAACGTCAGCGCTTCTTAACCTGACAGTAATGCAAGATAAGGAGACGCAAGGTAAACAACGACGTTAGCCGATAAACACATGAGTTGTTCATAAAGTTTAACATGCTATGATAGTTCATGTTAACTTTCCGTGTAAACAGTTAATGGTGGCTACCGTGGCTGGTAGCTAACATGCTAGGTTCATTGTCATTTGTAGAACAAATAACGCATTTGAAATATTACAGATGTTGATGAATAAGAGATATAACGTAAATATTACGCTGTCAAATATAAAGAGTAGCTCTATAACTAGATACGTCACcgatatatacagtaaattgtTTCTGTCTTACAAAATCTGATTATAAATGTTGACGTAGTTTTGCCAAGTACGAAGACACGTCACGTTATACAACGACATAACTGGTTCAAACATATAATAGTCATACCTCCAATGTTATGGAAATGACATATATTAACGCTTAATTACGACTAAAATGGCTGAAAAAAAGTTCACTTACTTTGGGCGCGACGCTCCTCtatcaaacgcacacacacaatcacaaatgAAGCTCGCCGTTGGAAGAATTCAAATTCCACCGAAAACACCGCAACTGCGACAGCTGAACGCTGATTGGCTGTTCATGAGACGTCAGCGAAAGGACGCACATGATTGGCTTTAGCCTGTCTCCGCTCAGCAGTGCCACCATGTGgtgaaaatgaatattaatcCCCTAAAAGACGTCCTGACCTGAACGCTTTCACGTGTTTTACTATTCAAAATTTAAACCATGACAGGGAATATTTGGGGATAATAAACAGGTCTGACTGTTTACCGGCCATTTATATTAcaggtacatttatttttgaatagGTAAACCTGCCAAAAGATGTATGTTTGACAAATAAGTAAACTACATTTCATacattgtatttaaaaagatatacacacacatctgtattaTTAAGtctataaaaaaattataaatgtattaatttggTGCAAAAACATATGTGCAACCCAACCCAAGTCTCTGCTCTATGGgatgacacacagagacagagctaATTCAGTTCTTCTTGGTCAAATTGAATATTTCAGAAAACAATTGGACTTTACGTCTGAATAAAAACCCTGaattttttgtgacatttgctGATTACTTTTACCAGTATAAGGTCAGACAAAtcagataaaacaataaaatgacgAAAATGAAATACCACTGATTGGAAACCTTGTGAGACAATTGAGCATTTATAACAAAGCAAATGTTGTACTGTTATTTATTGAGTTCCACTAACATGGTACATTAGGAATCAAAGGCTCAGACTTAAGTTATGCATACCATCAGTTTAACATTCATGCCTGCATAAAGTAACAGAGAACACGGACAACACAATGAGGGTGACCTGTTAAGTCTGCATCTCACTTTTCACATGCAGCAGCACGAGAATGGAACAACGTTGACAATTCATATATGCAGAGTGATAAGAAATTTAAAGCCCAAATGTGGAAAAATTGGGTTTagaagataaaataatgtaCTTAAAAGCTGTAAGGCAGGCAACTCTAGACACATATTTGCAGGCGAGGCACCTGTGCAGGGGTTGCTATCACCCTTCAGTAACACATTCATGCCTccatatggaaaaaaaaaagggggaagctACAGGTGTTAAGACAAAATAAGATCTGATTTTCATTCCTCTGTCTGCATGGAGGTTAATGTGCTTACAGattctgacattttgtctcaaaaTTGTATAAAATTTGAGTGCAAGAATTGTGAAATAAGGCTCAGGGGATGATCTTTGTATTGCCTTAAATTCCCCCCCTTTACACACTTATCTAAGAAATTAACAAAAGATAGCTAATCTTAGTTTCATGTATTTCTCTCTCTGATAAACACTTCAGGGATGTGATTATGTTTAGTTATTAagagtgctaaaaaaaaaaccctcttaaaGTTAAAGGGACCTGCGTTTccctttttaataaatattcatgctgattattacatttataaatCTGTAGTGAGGATGAGAACATCCTCTCTGCCTTATTTTGCTTTAATAAAATGCATCTCCTATCAAGTCATGctgaaaatgtatattttgctGTTGAGGTGATTTAATTTCCATGATAAAAACAATCTGAACTGATGGTAATCATAAGAAAACCCTGAAAACTATGTAGTGATGTTAAAGCCGACATGACCTACACTGTTTTTTCCTGAGAGCAAAGGGGCTCTGATCCAGGATTACCGGTCAGGTTATAGTACCAACTGGTCTCAGATCTGCAGCCCTTGAGGAAACACCTGTAACACAGAATTGCAGCTGGTTCCTTGACAGTTAAACCCATTGCCCATTTGGTCACTAAGTCCAATATGAAAAAGAGCACAAATGACAGAGCATGCAACGTGTCTCCTGGTTCTTAAGAACCATACTGGTAAACCCATCAATCAAACCACTGATGAAACGTTGAGAAAAAGTTCCTTGTATTCTCTTCTGCACTGCTACAGAGAACCTGACACATGGtcagtcagattttttttcagtttgaacaaaaacaatgctaAAAACTGTGCTGCTGGATATTTCATTGGCTCCCAGGATGTCACAAAGTCCTCTCTTTAAACAGCTACTCAAACTTTCAGATCACAAGCAGATGCTCTGCTGCGGTTCATCAATGAgtccacaaaacacaaagataaTTATTCAGACAAAAACAGGGGAAACTTCACTTCTGACAATGGCCACACAGAAGCTTCGTTTCCTCCAAAAAAGCAGATCAGATGCTTTAAATTTCTGCTTTTGCGACCTGTTCTTTTGAAAAACAGCACTGGTGTTAAATGAGTTTAATGAGACATCGATATTTTCAAATAACgttggactttttaaatgtaagcCTAATCAGTTTGTGTCCAGGTGTGACAGATCCAAGACATGGACACTTTGACAGCAGACATGAATGACGATGAAACATGAAACCAGTTTCAGAggacaaaaagttaaaaaaaaaaaataatcagaagaAGTAAGACGCATGCAGATGCCATGCAGATATGATTTGATTGTTGGTGTTGCTTTTCAAGAGGTCCCCTCATGTAGGTGCTTTTTTCTAGCTCCGTCTCTTTTTGCTTCTTAGTTGCATCGCCTTTACTTCTGCTCCACGATTTCATTTTTGACTTCTGCTACATAATGGTGATCTTTCCCATGAGCAACCTCCATGATGGCCAACGCCTGCAAATAAAGACAAGAGACATATGCACTGACTTCTACAACAAAATGAGCAAGTatgagctgttgttttttttttttaaagacaggtGAACCCACTGCGtgattgatttgttttgcaTTGACAGAAGagtagtttgtgtttttatttttacaaaagtGTTGCAGAACATGAGAAAAAAGTGAGGGGCCTTCTCTTCTCTACAGCCAGTGTTTGGTTTGTCTGTTCTAAAATAACCTAGAATTTTGGCAGTGCAAAAGATGACATGTTTCCCATATAAAAAGGTATAATttcatttcttaatttttctcgAACATCATTGTTAGGAAAAAATCCTAATTCAAAACAACAGATGTGTTGCGAGAAGGAGCAGGAAGAATCACAATGCCATACCATTCATTTGATACAATTTGATTTTATCCTTATTTAAATTCTTATTgtttctataaataaatatgcttgCAAATGAATCTGATCAAACATTGTTAAGGTCTAGAATTTAACAATTCTAATACAGTGCAGCTTTTTTGAAGTGTGTAAACAAATACCTTCTTTAGAGCTTTCACTCCTTGCGTCTTCTTTTCCAATCCCAAATACAGACGGCCCAATTTCAGATACATTGACGCCACATTCAGAGAGTAGGCAGGGTAGTATACACTGCAGAGAGAATATACTGTAATGAATACATCATCCGAAGTAGTGAGTATAAACTTGTATACTTTTGAAGTATCAACCAAAATTCCTCTGTAGCACATACCATCAAAAATGCGTTGCCATTCAATATCAGATTGCTGTACTCATCAGCGGTAGTGAGCCAATAAGCATGCAGCAGGCTGTTTGACTAAGATCTATCAATGCTCATGATGGACTGAGGAGGGCAGAAATTTATGGCCCGAGGTGCAGCTCATTCCCTCACAGGAGAAGAGGACGACAGTCCCGAGAACGAGTGTGtaattgtgtctgtgttttgttttttgacaggCTGGTGTTTGATTCATTAATAAAAGTATGTTGACATCTTGAAAGTGCACGGAATAAATGAAAGTTTGCTGCGTGTTTGACTGTAAGAAGATGACCGGCTCATCTAAAAATGAAGATTTTTactgtaatgtgtaatgtagtCTTTTGTTATAATATGTAACAATTCTTCATTAAAATATCTCAAAACTCATCAATCAAGTATTGAACTCAAATTAGCCAAGATGTTTAATCTTTATGAAAATGCCATAAAAATGATCCGTATTCAATTGAATGTCAGGACTCTTCAAACTGAAGTTGCTCATATGTAAGTTGTGGAAATATTTCACtataaaagccttgttgaaaaaaatgaattcagggtgctttgtgtgtgaaatGGGTACAAgacgtgttgtttttgtaacaaaaaataaaactgatgctgctgcttcagcAGCTGTAGTCAGACATCGAATTATGCTCGTTAGTCACAAAAAACTTGAATACAGAGCAATTGACTGAACACTGATCACACTGATtgaaatttcaaataaataaaaaaatgtaattgaacgTTCAACTGGCTATCACATAGATCCAGATTTACCTGTATGGCTGAACGATCTTTTCTCCATAGCTCATAGCTCCGTCCCAGTCTTGCATGTAAAGACAGACACCCATGGCCTGATACATCATGTGCAGCATGTAGACATTTGTGTCCCCAAATACAGTCCCCATTTTCTCCAGGCTGAGCTCGCACATTTCAAGCAGCTCACTGGGAGGTGTCGCATTGTCAAGGAATAGTAAAAATagcaacagagagacagagagttaagcagaaggaggaagaggatgcaGAGCTGTGAGATGCAGAGACGTGAAAGGTTGCCAAGAGATGGGAAACAGAGTGACAAATATAGTTCGCGTCAGAGAAAGAGGATATTTTTGTAGTGTTTGGCTCTCCTGAACTCCTCGATGACATTCTTGGCGTAGTGGAGCATAGACTGGATTTCCTCTGGCTTTGGTGGAGAGCTTTGCTTCCTGGTTGCCATTTTTGCTTTGTCCTAGAGAGAAATGACACGACATAAATTAAAATCACACTGGAAAATGCCGTTTTAGGCACACAATTTGGTTTGAGGACTCATATAAAGCTCTGGGCATCacgtgactcagtttgtttacattgcCATCATGGCATAAAAGGCTTCTGCAAAAATGGAATGCCACCAGTGCCAGTTTCAAGCTGTCggagttcactgtgcactttgaAATCCAGCGAGTTCAGCAGGGCTGTTGCCAGTTGCTTAAACAGAACAGCTGACGGCAAGAACCAGCGTCAAGAAGATCATGTAAAAGGATCCATGCCCTGTACAGTATCACCAGCTGAGTAAATATTACTAAGTATTTCTTAAACACAAATTCATTTATCATCAGTACCTTAGACTTTGTGGTGCACTCTGTACACTGGCACACGAAGAAGTACGACTCTAACAACCTCTCTTTCCTGTCCTCTGTTGGATAGAGCAGGTCAATGTAACTGTTAAATAtctgagagagaggaagagagagagagataacatTTAGGCAAGGACAGAAATAATGACTGTACTTCAGCACATTCAAAGTATACGAGTGTGACATTTTCTTACCTCCTCCCCAGGGTTTATTTCTTGAACAGCTCTGACTTCAGCCACTGTGCCTTTATAAGTCACTATGACATTAGGGCTGCAGCTGTGATTCATCAGTGCTACACTGGAaggaacaaataaaaacacaacacaataaagaAACTGGAGAATGCtgataaaatcaaaacaattagCAGATGTGACCTGTTGAGTTTCAAGTCCCCAAATCCATTCAAAGATGGACTCCAGAGCTACATTTACACCATTAACACGGATGGATGCGTGTTCAGTGTGTGAAGACCTGCTTTGCTGATCTACTGCGTCTGTGTCGGTTGTTCATGAATGGTTAAAGCTGGTGCTGTGTTTAACATTGGGTTTCCCTTTTAAAATGGTCAGAAACATGACTAATGTAATATCTAGGCAACTAAACGGGCTCCTAGATATAAAGCCATGTGTCTTATGTTCCTGCAAATAAAGAGGTTCAGGGTGTGTCAGCAGGCAGATATAGACCGATTGCGCACTGAGAAAATAGGTGAGACTCTAAGTCTCAAGAGAAGCAGCTGGCTGGCAGTTCGGATGCTCCAACCTTAAATTGGAATAAATTAAGGCTGTGAACATTCATTATGCATGCTTCTGTGCTTCTGTGCTTGCAGGTTCACGTATATCAATATCATGTGCAATATTTCAATATGGTATGGAAAATTAATTATAGACAATTACAAAGACTCACAAATCCTGGAAATCATGACTTTGGGGCAATATCTTAACTACActgcttttgtttaaaaatgtgttttcaaacaaaacaatacacgTCCAAGCGAGTATTTCATCCCCGTATCCGTAGTGTGTTAGTATATATCACATGACCATTGAACACATAGTACACTAAgcatgtgtgtgcctgtgtaaAGAGAATCAAATGTTCTCCTCTGCAGTCGTTTGCTTAGTTTGACAAAATACAactaatgagaaacaacaattGATTTTTGTTATGTGCACGGTTCATTTACCGCTGATGCTCAAAAGGAGAGGGACAAAAACCAATCAGGAAGGTAACTGCATCATTGATTTCAAGGGCCTGTCCAGACTAAAAAGGCAGACCTGAAGTTTCCAAACTAAAATGGAGCCGACAGCATCTTCAAACTTCTCTGTTTTGGGGCCTCTTAAAACACCAGGGTAGTGTGGATGGTAGGTCTAGCCAAAGTAGAGTTTATGCATAAAAAATGAATGGCGTGGgtgtgtggatgtagcctcagAGCACTGCAACACCGCCTCGACTAGATCATGGTGCATGAATATATGCTACACTgactataaaaaagaaaaaaacctgcacACATACAAAAAGACTGAAACAGCTGTGATGTAAcatgtttgaaaataaactactaattataaaaaaaaaaatcactgttttaAAGAGTGAGAAGTGGTCATGAGGACACTGAAAATAGACGTATAGAAATAAACAGCGTGAAAAAACCGTTATTTCAGGAACACGCTTCAAAACACTGCTTGTGTCGCATCAGTGCAGTGACTAAATTGATAATTGGATGGACTCTTAAATAATGAGCGAGAGACAACATGGACGACTTACTCGGGAAAAACAGCTGATCCCAAATGAGACAGTTCTTCATCCTCAATGGTAAAACCATTGCAGTTAACCTGGACAAACACAGGGAGCGACAGAACAGGAGAGCAGGTGTAAACAGGTGGGGGCAGACAGAACAGCACCAAGAGTTACAAATTGAATccccctctgctctgctgagaTTTAACACACCCTTCAACTGAGTGGGAGGAAATGGAACGATAAAATATGGATAAAATATGGCCTGAAATAAGAAGCTAATGTTGGCGGACAGACAAAGGAGACAATAGCATAGTCAAATTATATAAAAGAGTTATGAAGAGCACTAAGGTCAACCAACCTAAAGTTTCTGGATGTCCTGAGCTCTGGAATAGTAAATGAAGATCCACCTCTCTGGATAGGCCTTTGTCTCGCCGTCTGTGTTTAAATCTACTTTTCATTGTCCCTGCctatttattgtatgttttgacTGTTGAACAAAGGTACTTAATATTCATTCCTCGGGGGAAATCCATCTGTGATTTCTGGTGTGTCGTAAAATGCCCCTCCCCAGGTCTTTTTTGGTCTAAAGGGTCCAGACTCTCAATCCAAGTCTGGACACTTTAGCAGCACAGAAGCACCTCCCACATTCACTActttataaatatacacatattttcTCTCTGGAGTGTTACACTGCAAGTAGTATATTAGTGTTACCTGTGCAAAGAGCTCAGTGAGAGCCTGATCGTCCGGGAGGTCGCTGATGTGTCTGGAGTAGAAGTGATGCAGCGCTGCGATGCCCGACTGGTTCATCTCATCCTTCTCGCCGTCCGTCTTATCTAAATCTGGAGGATGACAATGACACAGACACCAAGAGAGGACACGAGGACAGGAGAAAGAGCAAATGCGGGGAATGAACGTCATTAacaacaccacagacacacttaTATTtagaataatgtgtgtgtttagttggCTTTAACACTCTGCTATTTAAGTTGAAATGGGGAAAGAGTGTGGAGGATGACACACGGCAAAGGACTGAGGTCTGAACGAGCGAGAATAGTTTTCACTGATAAGAGAAGCCAGATGGTTTGAAGGAAGATGCAAAAGAAAGGCATTATATTATCAGCAAGAATTGTGTTGTGGTTAACCACCGAAGATTATTAGCATATAGAGGAGCCACTTAATGTTAGTGAGTGTGTGACCTGCTACTGCTGTAAGCCATGTgccactgtcattcacacaaacTCAGACATAGACAGATGGCAGCTGCACAGCTGCATACTGCTTTGCTTTGTATGAGAATGctgtatgagagagagaagggggaacAGCTGTGTGGGTTAATTCAGCAACAATCCTCTGATGACACATCGGAGCCTCCAACAACAACTCAAATTAAATGACAAAAGCAAATGAGCACTTAGCGGTTTCTAAGTGTCAGCCCACAGTGATGCCATCCACTGAGTCTTGAGTTTTGCAGTTTGTCCAGAACCAGAGGAGAGCATATTTGGATGAAAGGCTAAAAGTACCCACATTCACACGTATTTAGTCAATACACCATGTCATGCATTTCGCACACTGAGTGCTATTAGCAGGTATCAGGTGTCTCTCTGTACTGTTGTCTTGCACAATGTCTTAATTGTGCTCAGATTTAAcagttttacacacattttctcactttaaATGCATGCTTTGACTTATTTTCTTTATCCCTGCTGTGTGCagccagaacagctgatcacagAGGGACAACACATATCCTTATCTGAAATTAAATCAGCGTTGGACCTGGTTCTGTCACATTGGCTGGGCCTTTCTACACTAAATATGCCTGTGATCGGGGAAAATGAGCAATGACCATCATGGAAGAGCACGCTGGGGAAACTCAGTGCAGCTGATATCAACTGCATGGCATTGTTGACGCAGTGACAATGGCTTTACACGTTTGTGCAATAAGAAAAACCAATGCTGTTACAGCCTTGGTGAGAAATTGCCTCATTATCTCATAGCCTTGCATACTAACCAGCAGAATCACCCCCATTGGCCTCACTTACAGCACCTGAGCTCATTTCTTAACATACGGTCTATGGTAAGTTGTGAGACAGGACAGTCttgttggtttgtgtgttttggctaATACACACACTCTGTTGTGTCAAAGGACAGTTATGTGCCTGGCACAAGGGTGCAGAGGTTGTTAAAGGGAGGTAAGTGATCATGAAATTACAGCCGTCAGAAGCTTGGGACTTGAGTCCCAGTGCTGCAGCAGCTTTTAGTGTAAGAAAGGGATGAAACCAGGACTGGAGGCAACAGCAGAGGATATAAATATAGATCTACTGCAAAGACACAGGAAAAGctcattctctctcactcacacacacagcaccattAACTAAAAGTTCACACGTGTAATTAATCAATTGGATTTTCACTTACGAGCTTCAAACTCTGTGAGCAGGAGCAGCCTCTCTGACTGGGTGCGCTCTGTCGTGACTCTCTGCCAACATGACACACGGATTCTAGTCAAAAACTGAATGTCTTTGTGGACACGACAGCACATTTGAGGATGTCACCATTATTATAAACAACGAATGAATTACTATTTGTTGCCTCACCTGTTTCATGATGATTCTGGCCACCAGTCTGACCGTCTCTGATGGACACCAGTTCTCCCCTAAGGCACACATGGATACACACTCCAGCTTGTGCATTGGCCAATCACCTCTCTGCACGAATacataaaagaacaacaaagataaaacaattgccaacaaaatcacaaaacattACGTTTTACATGAGCATGTATGAAATTAAATGCAAGACAgcgaaagaaagaaataattcatCATATCGATAAACTgtcagaaatacacacacaaacacagaattcCTCAAGTTTACTGTAGAGGAGTGTGATTTAAATTTATCACATTTACAACACAAAAAAGTTAGTTTAAGTATGACAAAGGGTGAAAGTCATCTGCAAAACAATCAAATGGCAAAGAAGGATACCAACAGATAATCAAATTGTGAGGCACAAGGGCTAACCACATTACCACAACACAATTCCACAGTAGTAAATCTTATTGATTATTCATATAAACTGTTATTCTTCATGCATAGAAGAGCAGGTGAAGGACTCACCTGACAGTCCACATTGCAGTAGTACGCCTGCTTACATTTACCACACTTAAAAAGGTCTTCTCTTCTGTAaagacataaacacaacacactggtTACACACACTACTCAGTGTAGGCACACTATGTGAAATAACTAGGGTGGCGAAGGGATGGAAAATTCCCATTACATTTCCAGACACTTTCTATGGGATTGGGAATTTTAGTTCAGCAATTTGGAAGCTTTCCATTGAAATTATGGGAATTAATGAGAATGGGaatcaaatgtcagaaaatggtgaaaagatGTTGATGATTGTACTGATCAGGTGTCTTACTTTTTCCACAAAGATATTCAATTGactgtcacagaggagcaaagacaccagaaaacaCTAACTTTTAAGAACCTGAGAACTTCTTTTTACATCAAAACCAATAACCAAAAATATAGTTGGTGACTCATTTAGAGGTTGAttactaatcaattaattgttgcagcccaacAGTTTTGCAGGACCTATGGAATTTAGATCCTGCTGCCAAAGAAAGAaattatatgtaaaatatataataatatataataaataagcttttgctttgttttaaaaatatgaatgaagagCAAGAGAGATTCAATGTTAAAACTGACTATAGAGAAGTcaatctgtacacacacacacacacacacacacacacatatctcttGGCTCTGCCTCTCTTTGGACAAATGGACACCTATATTTAGCACTTTAACCTTTTACTGCTTAACTTGAGAcagacatgtgcatgtgtgagagacTGGAGtatagggatgtaacgattaccggtatgacgataaaccgcggtaaaattcccg from Solea solea chromosome 5, fSolSol10.1, whole genome shotgun sequence harbors:
- the smyd2a gene encoding N-lysine methyltransferase SMYD2-A encodes the protein MKNEGIEGMERFESPGKGRGLRALRHFAVGELVFACPAYSSVLTVNERGAHCEHCFTRREDLFKCGKCKQAYYCNVDCQRGDWPMHKLECVSMCALGENWCPSETVRLVARIIMKQRVTTERTQSERLLLLTEFEAHLDKTDGEKDEMNQSGIAALHHFYSRHISDLPDDQALTELFAQVNCNGFTIEDEELSHLGSAVFPDVALMNHSCSPNVIVTYKGTVAEVRAVQEINPGEEIFNSYIDLLYPTEDRKERLLESYFFVCQCTECTTKSKDKAKMATRKQSSPPKPEEIQSMLHYAKNVIEEFRRAKHYKTPSELLEMCELSLEKMGTVFGDTNVYMLHMMYQAMGVCLYMQDWDGAMSYGEKIVQPYSVYYPAYSLNVASMYLKLGRLYLGLEKKTQGVKALKKALAIMEVAHGKDHHYVAEVKNEIVEQK